CGCCTCCCGCAGGCGGGGCGCCGGATCCTCGAGGAGGTCGGCCTTGTTCAGGACGATCACCGGCACCGCCCCGGCGGTGCGGGTGAGGGCGAGGTAGCGCTCGAGCCGGCGGGGGTTGAAGTCGTGGTCGAGGCCGGCGACCAGGAAGGCGACGTCGATGTTGGCGGCGATGGGCTGCTCGGGCCGCCCCTCGCCGTGGCCCCGGGCGAAGAGGGTCTGGCGGGGCAGGAGGGCGCGCAGCAGCGTGGCGTCGTCGATCTCCTCCAGGGCGCAGAAGTCGCCCGTGGCCGGCGCCCCGGCCTCGCCGCCGCCGGCCACCGGGAGCGGGGTGCGCCAGGTGGCGCTGCGCTCTCCCCGGTCGGTGAAGAGCGTCACCAGCCCCCGGTCCACCCGCACGATCCGGCCGGGGAAGAGGCCGGGCCGCTCGAGGGCGTCGAGGTGGAACTGCCAGATGGGCGACCAGCCCAGGTCGTCGAGGCGCATGGCGGCATGATCGCTCCTGCGGGCCACCGGCGTCGATGGCGGATGGTGGGCTCCGGCGAAACTTGCTAGAGCGAGCCCATGGGGACGCTGGAGCACCTTTGCCGGGAGCACCCGGAGGGCGACCTCCTCTTCGAGGAGGGCGACGTCGGGAAGAAGATGTTCGTCATCCAGTCCGGGCAGGTGCAGATCTTCCGCACGGTGGGCAAGGACCGCATCGTCCTGGCGCACCTCGGGCCCGGAGAGTTCTTCGGGGAGATGGCCATCCTGGAGGGCCTCCCGCGCTCGGCCTCGGCCCTGGTGGTCGAGCCGACGAAGCTCATCGAGGTCGACTCGAGGATGTTCGAGGAGATGATCTCGGAGAACGCCGAGATCGCCATCCGCATCATGCGCAAGCTCGCCGGCCGGGTGCGCGAGCTCGATCTGCGGCTGCAGAACCTCCTCTCGGAGGGCGGCGTGGGCCGGGCCATCGAGGTCCTGCGGCAGATGGCGGCGAAGGGCTCGCCCGAGTCGGGCGGGCGGGTGCGCCTGGCGGCCTCGGCCGTGCACATCGCGATCACCGCCCAGTGCAACCTCTCGCCCGCCGAGGTCGAGCCGGTCCTCGAGCAGCTGCGCCGCAGCGGCTGCATCCGCACCGAGGGGATCGAGATCGTGGTGGCCGACGAGGTCCACCTCGAGCGCTTCGCGGTCTACCTGGACCTCAAGCGGAAGTTCGAGCCGGCGCAGTCGGAGCTCTCGGACACCGCCCGCCGCCGGATGGACCGCCTCATCCGGGCCCTCGAGCTCGAGGAGGACGACCTGCACTTCAACCGCACCGTCCTCGCCGAGCAGTACCAGCGCTACCTCGATCTCAAGGGCGACTTCGAGGCGCTGCCCGCCGCCGGCCCGGGGACCCCGAGCGACGCGCCGTAGGTGGGACGGGGCCGGGGGAGGAGGCGACGATGAAGATGCACCCGCTCACGCTGGCCTTCGAGGATCCGGAGGTCGAGGCGAGCTTCGACGCCGCGCACCGCGAGCGGGGGGCGCGGCGCGTCCGCGGCATCATCCTGGTCTTCTGCGGGGCCCTGCTGCTCTCGATCGGCTTCGACGTCTCGGCCGTGCCTCACCTCTGGCACTTCTCCCTGATCTTCAAGCTGGGCCTCGCCATCCCCGGGCTCCTGATCGTCGCGGCCCTCTCCCGCAAGCCCTTCTTCGTCCGGCACTTCAACGGCGCCGTCCTCATCGGCTCGGTGATCCTGGGGGCCGCGGTGCTCCGGCTCCCCGCGGCGGAGGGCTGGGCCCTGGCCGGCTTCACCTGGGTGCTGCAGTCCCTCGTCCTCTACGGGGCCTACCAGCTCGAGCACGCCGAGCGCCGGGCCTGGCTGGCCAACCGCAAGAGCGAGCGCCTGCTCCTGAACATCCTGCCCGAGCCGGTCGCCCACCGACTCCGCGACCGGCCCGGCACGATCGCCGAGCACTTCGAGGAGGTGACGGTGCTCTTCGCCGACATCGTCGGCTTCACGACCCTCGCCTCGAAGGTCAGCCCCGAGAGCCTGGTCTCGGGGCTCGACGAGGTCTTCTCGGCCTTCGACGATCTCGCGGACCAGGGCGAGATCGAGGTGAAGGGGAAGGGGACCATGCGGGTCTGGGAGCTCACCGGCCGGCAGGCGAGGGCCGCGTGAGGACCGGCGAGCTCCAGGCGATCTCCTGGCGCCTGCTCCAGGAGGAGCGGGCGAAGGGGGAGGCGCGCCTGGCGCGGGTCCGGATGATCGTCCTCTGGCTGGTGACCCTGGTTCAGATCGGCTTCCTCCTCCCGGCGCCCCCCAGCGACCTCGCGGTCCAGCTCCGGGCGGTCCTCGTCTTCGGCGCCGCCGCCCTCGTGGCCACGCTCTGGTGGTGGGTGTACCGGCGCTTCGGGCTCTTCCCCGGCGCCATCGCCCTCTCCACCTCCTTCGACGTCGCGGTGGCCGGGGCGATCACCCTCAACTGGAGCATCTACCCCGGCGGGGAGGTGCTCCCCACCCAGCTGAAGTTCGGGGTGGGCTACGGGATCTTCCTGGCGGTCCTCACCCTGACCGCGGTGCGCTTCGACTACCGCTCGGTGCTCCTGGCCACCGCCGAGAGCCTGCTCTTCTTCGCCGGGCTGGCCCTGCTGGTGGCGAGCGTGGGCGAGGTCGAGTTCGTCGCCGCCGTCGAGGACAGCTTCCAGCCCCACACCGTCAACGCGATCGACCTGGCGGGGCGCTTCACGGTCCTGGTCTTCGCCGGGGGCATCCTGGCCTATGGCGCCTACCGGGTCGATCGGATGCTCCAGCAGGGGGTGAGGATCGCCCACCAGAAGCAGATGCTGGGCCAGTTCGTCAGCCAGCGGGTGGCCGAGGCCCTGGAGACCGGCGACGCCGGGCTCGATCTCTCGGGGCAGCGGCGGCACATCGCCATCCTCTTCTGCGACATCCGGGGCTTCACGACCCTCTCCGAGACGATGGAGCCCGAGGCCCTGCTGGCCTTGCTCAACGCCTACTACGAGCAGGCGGCGGAGGTCGTCTTCGAGCACCAGGGCACCCTCGACAAGTACCTGGGCGACGGCTTCATGGCCCTCTTCGGGGCGCCGACGCCCCTGGCCAGCCCCTCCCGGGCGGCCCTCGACTGCGCCCGGGACCTGCTCCGGCGCCTGGAGACCTTCCGCGGACCGGGGGGCCGGCGGATCTCGATCGGGGTCGGGATCCACAGCGGCGAGGTGGTGGTCGGCAACCTCGGCACCGAGGCCTACAAGAGCTACACGGCCATCGGCCGGGGGGTGAACCTGGCCGCCCGGATCGAGGCCGCCACCCGGGAGGCCGGAGAGGACCTGCTCTTCTCGGAGGCCGTGCGGGCGGCGCTGGCCGACGACGGAGGCGCGCCGGTCGAGGTGATCGAGGCGGGCACCTTCGCCCTCAAGGGCATCGCCGAGCCCCAGGCCCTCTTCACGGTCCGGGAGGGCCCGCCGGGCGCCCCCGCCTGAGGAGGGATCCCCGGCCTGATTTCCCCCGTGATTCCGGGGGTCTGGTGGGGTGATGGAACCATGACCGGGTGGCTATCGCCATCGCGGGGGCGCGATGGTAAACACCCCCCCTCGTGCATCCCGTCAGGGGGCCAGGCGGGGCGCTTTTCCGGGCAGAGCCCGGGGGGCACCGTCCGCCGCGCGCCTCGCTGACCAGCCCGAATCCTGGGGAGCTCACATCATGCGACCGACCGTGACCGGCAGCCCGACGCGCCCCGCCGCCGAGACCCGCTCGGCGGAGACCCTCGCCGAGGTGCTGCCCCGGATCGACCGGGCCTACGCCGTGCTGCCTCCCCGGGCGGACGGGGCGCGGCCCGTGCGCCCCTGGTCGGGCCCGGCCGGGGACGAGGCCCCGGTGGCCATCCTCCCGGCGGCCCCGCTCTCGCAGCTCGGTGATCCGGCCTTCTGCGCGGCCCACGGCCTGCGCCTCCCCTACGTGGGCGGCGCCATGGCCCACGGCATCTCCTCGGTGGAGCTGGTCGTGGCGCTCGGGCGCGCCGGCCTGCTCGGCGTCTTCGGCGCCGCCGGCCTGCCCCTCGCCCGGGTGGAGGCCGCCCTCGACGCCCTCGAGGCCGCGAGAGGGGAGGGGAGCTTCCCCTTCGCGATGAACCTCATCCACAGCCCCTCCGAGCCCTCCATCGAGCAGGGCGCGGTCGACCTCTACCTGCGCCGCGGCGTGCGCCTGGTGGAGGCGTCGGCCTACCTGCGGCTGAACCTGCAGGTGGTGCGCTACCGCCTCAAGGGGCTGCACCGGGACGCCGCCGGCCGGGTCGTGGCCCCCAACAAGATCATCGCGAAGGTCTCCCGGGTCGAGGTCGCCGAGGGCTTCCTCGGGCCGGCCCCGGAGCGGCTCGTGAACGAGCTCTTGCGGCGCGGCGACATCAGCGCCGAGGAGGCCGAGCTCTCGCGGCACGTGCCGGTGGCCACGGACCTCACCGTCGAGGCGGACTCCGGCGGGCACACCGACAACCGGCCCCTGGTGACCCTCCTGCCGACCATGATCGCCCTGCGGGACCGGCTGCAGGCCGAGCATGGCTTCCCCGAGCCGGTGCGGATCGGCGCCGGCGGCGGCATCGCCACCCCCGCCTCGGCGGCCGCGGCCTTCGCGATGGGCGCCGCCTATCTGGTCGTCGGCTCGGTGAACCAGGCCTGCCGCGAGTCCGGGACCTCGGACCTGGTCCGGCAGCTCCTGGCCGAGACCCGGCAGGCCGACATCACGATGGCGCCGGCGGCGGACATGTTCGAGATGGGCGTGAAGGTGCAGGTGCTCAAGCGCGGCACCCTCTTCGCGCAGCGGGCGAACAAGCTCTACGAGCTCTACCGCAAGCACGAGAGCCTGGACGCCCTCCCGCCGAAGGAGCGCGAGGAGCTGGAGCGGAAGGTCTTCCGCCTCCCGCTCACCCAGGTCTGGGAGGAGACCCGGCGCTTCTTCGCCGAGCGCGACCCCTCCCAGCTCGAGCGCGCCGAGACCGACCCCAAGCACCAGCTGGCCCTGACCTTCCGCTGGTACCTGGGCCAGAGCTCCTTCTGGGCCAAGGCCGGCCTCGAGGAGCGGCGGGTGGACCTGCAGATCTGGTGCGGCCCCGCCATGGGCGCCTTCAACGAGTGGACCCGGGGGAGCTTCCTCGAGGCCGCCGCCGCCCGCGACGTCGTGACCGTCGCCCACAACCTCCTCCACGGGGCCGCCCTCCTCGCCCGCGTCCACGCGCTGGCGATCCAGGGGGTGCGCCTGCCGGCCGGCGCCGTGGACACCTCTCCGAAGACCCTCTCGCAGCTCGAGGAGCAGCTTTCGTGAAGCACCCCGTCGCCATCGTCGGAATCGGCTGCATCTTCCCGGACGCCCCGGACTTCGCCCGCTACTGGGCGAACATCAAGCGGGGCCACGACGCCATCCGCGAGATCCCCGAGGGCCACTGGCCCGTCGAGGACTACTTCCGCGACGCGCCGGCGCCGGACCTCACCTACGCGCGGCGCGGCGGCTTCATCCCGCCCACCGACTTCGATCCCCTCGCCTTCGGCATCGTGCCGGACAACCTCGAGGCCACGGACACGACCCAGCTCCTCGGGATGCTCGTCGCCCAGAAGGCCCTCGAGGACGCGGGCTTCGATCCGGCCGAGGAGGACACCGAGAAGGTGAGCGTGGTGCTGGGCGTCACCGGCACCCTGCCCCTGGTCATCCCCCTGGGCGCCCGGCTCGGGCACCCCATCTGGCGCAAGGCCCTGAAGGACGCGGGCGTCGAGGGCGAGCTCGCCGAGGACGTGGTGCAGCGGATCTCCGACGCCTACGTGCCCTGGAAGGAGAACTCCTTCCCCGGGCTGCTGGGCAACGTGGTGGCCGGCCGCATCGCCAACCGCCTCGACCTCCACGGCACCAACTGCGTGGTGGACGCGGCCTGCGCCTCGTCGCTCTCGGCGGCGCACCTCGCGGCGATGGAGCTGGAGAGCGGCCGGGCGGACCTGGTGGTCACCGGCGGCCTCGACACCTTCAACGACATCTTCATGTACATGTGCTTCAGCCAGACGCCGGCGCTCTCGCCCAGCGGCGACTCGCGGCCCTTCGACCGCGACGGCGACGGCACGATCCTCGGCGAGGGGCTGGGCATCGTGGTGCTCAAGCGCCTGGAGGACGCCGAGCGGGACGGCGACCGCATCTACGCCCTCATCAAGGCCGTGGGCTCGTCCAGCGACGGGCAGGGCCAGGCCATCTACGCGCCGAGCGCCGCGGGGCAGGCCCGCGCCCTGCGCAAGGCCTACTCGGCGGCCGGCGTCGGCCCCGAGACCGTGGAGCTCGTCGAGAGCCACGGCACCGGCACCAAGGTCGGCGACGCCATCGAGGCCACCGCGCTCTCCGAGGTCTTCCGGGAGGCCCGCGCCGAGGGGACCTGGTGCGCCCTGGGCTCGGTGAAGTCGCAGATCGGGCACACCAAGGCCGCCGCCGGCGCCGCCGGGCTCATCAAGGCCGCGCTGGCCCTCCACCACCGGGTGCTGCCGCCCACCATCAAGGTCGAGCAGCCCCTGGAGATGCTGGCCGCCGGCAAGACCCCCTTCTACGTGAACACCCAGCAGCGCCCCTGGCTGCCCGCGGCCGCCGGCCACCCGCGCCGGGCGGCGGTGAGCGCCCTGGGCTTCGGGGGCAGCAACTTCCACGTCGTCCTCGAGGAGTACCCCGACAGCCACCCGGGCATCGACTGGACGGGCACCGTGCAGATCGTGCCCTTCTCGGCGAGCAGCCGCGAGCAGCTCCTGGCCGCCCTCGACGGCTGGGAGAAGCTCTCCTGCTGGACCGACCGGCGGGTCTGGGCCGGCGCCCTGCGCGCCAGCTTCGATCCCGGCGCGCCCCTGCGCCTGGCCTTCGTCGCCAGCGCCGAGCCCGGGGACGACGAGGTCGATCTGGAGCGCGTGCGCCGCCACCTCGGGGACGAGAGCAAGACCAGCTTCACCACCCCCGACGGCGCCTGCTTCGAGGCGCGCGCGGGCGAGGCGCCCGGCCGCCTGGCCTTCCTCTTCCCGGGGCAGGGCGCCCAGTACCCCGGGATGCTGCGGGATCTGGCCTGCGCCTTCCCCCAGCTCCAGGAGAGCCTGGCCGCCGCCGACGCCGCCCTGGAGCTCGGCGGAGCGCGCCTCGTCGATCGCATCTACCCCCACTCGATCTTCGACGCCGAGGCCCGGGCCGAGTCGGTGGCGGCGCTGCGCGCCACCGAGGTCGCCCAGCCCGCCCTGGGCGCGGTGAGCCTGGGAGCCCTCGAGCTCCTGCGGCACTTCGGGCTCTCGCCCGACGCGGTGGCCGGCCACTCCTACGGCGAGCTGGTCGCGCTCACCGCCGCCGGCGTGATCGACCCGGCCGATCTGCCGGCCCTCTCGCGGCTGCGCGGCGAGCTGATGGCGGGGATGGCCGAGGGCGACGCGGGCACGATGCTCGCGGCCTCCTGCGAGCTGCCGAGGCTCGAGGCGATCCTCGCCGAGGCCGGCCTGGAGGTGGTCGTCGCCAACCGCAACACCCCCACCCAGAACGTCCTCTCGGGGAGCCGGAAGGCCATCGAGGCCGCCGAGGCCCTGCTGGTCACGAAGGAGATCCCCGTGACCCGGCTGGAGGTGGCCGCCGCCTTCCACAGCCCGCTGGTCGCGGGCGCCGAGGGTCCCCTGCGCGAGGCCCTCGATGGCCGCCCCTTCGGCGAGCCCGGCCTGCCGGTCTGGGCCAACACCACCGCGCGACCCTACCCCCCGGAGGCCGACGCGGCGCGGGCGCTCCTCGCCGGGCAGCTGGCCCGGCCGGTGGAGTTCTGCGCGACCCTCGAGGGCCTCCACGCCGAGGGCGTGCGCACCTTCGTCGAGGTGGGCCCGGGCGCCCGCCTCTCTGGCATGGTGCAGAAGACCCTGCAGGACCCGGACGTGCAGGCCCTCGCCCTCGACGCCTCCTCCGGGCGCCGCAACGGCCTGATCGATCTCGGCCGCCTCCTCGCCCGCCTCGCCGTGCTCGGCCACGAGCTCGAGCTCGAGCGCTGGGATCCCGAGGCCATCGGCTCCAAGCCCGAGGCGCCCGCACGCAAGGGGCCGAAGATGTCGGTGCCCCTCTCGGGCGTGAACTACGTGAGCCCGCGCCCCGCGCGTCCGCCGGCCACGCCTCGCCCCGTCTTGGCGCCGGCGACCGCCGCGCCCGCGCCCGCGCCGGCCGCGCTTCCCTCCTCCGCGCCCGTCGTCGGGACTTCGTCCCGCCCAACGGCGGCGCCCATCGCCTTCACCGAGCAGGTACGCCCGATGTCCGACGATCCCCGCCACGCCGCGCTCAACGCGAACCTCCAGGCGCTGCTGCAGATGCAGTCCCAGACCGCCGACCTCCACCGCCTCTTCCTCGAGGGGCAGGAGGCCGCCACCGCAACCTTCCGGGACCTGATCCTGCGCCAGCAGGGCCTGATCACCGGGCAGGCGGTGGAGCCGCTCGCCCTCTCCACCGGCCACGGCCTCCCGGCGCTGGCGGCGGTGGCCGCGCCGGCGATCGTGGCCGCCCCGCAGCCCGTGCCGGCGCCCGCGCTGGCGCCCGCCCCCGTGGCCCAGCCCGAGCCCGCGCTCACGGCCGTGGCCCCGGCGCCGGCTGCCGGCGTCGAGCTGGCCCCGGCCCTGCTGGAGATCGTCTCCGAGCGCACCGGCTACCCCGTCGAGGTCCTCGAGCTCGACATGGATCTCGACACCGATCTGGGCATCGACTCCATCAAGCGGGTGGAGATCCTCTCGGCCCTGCAGGCAAAGCTGCCCGGGCTGGCCGCGCCCGATCCCGAGGCCCTGGGCCAGCTGCGCACCCTGGGCGAGATCGTCGCCTTCATGCAGGACGCCCCGGCGCCCGCGCCCGCCGCCGCGCCCCTGGCGGGGGCCGCGCCCTCCGCGGCCGACCTGCCCGGCGACGGCTCGGTGATCTCCGCCGCGCTCCTCGAGGTGGTCTCGGAGAAGACCGGCTATCCGGTGGAGGTCCTCGAGCTGGACATGGACCTCGACACCGATCTGGGCATCGACTCCATCAAGCGGGTGGAGATCCTCTCGGCCCTCCAGGCCCGGCACCCCGAGCTGCCGGCCCCGGATCCCGAACAGCTCGCCGAGCTTCGCACCCTCGGCAGCATCGTCTCCTTCCTCTACGGCGCCGCCGAGGGGGTGCCCGCGGCCGCCCCGGCGCCCGCGGCGAAGGCCCCCGTCACCCCCGCGGCGCCCGCCGCCGCGCCGGCCGCCGGACCGCGGCCGCTCTACCGGGCCGAGCTGGCGAGCGCGCCCCTCGGCTCCGAGGCCGGAGCCCTGAGCCTCCCCGCGGGGACGGTGGTGCTCATCGATGGGGGCGACGCCCTGGGCGAGGCGCTGGCCCTGGCCCTGCGGGCGCGCGGCAGCGAGACCCTGCGCCTGGGCTGGCGCGAGGTGGAGGGGGCCGCCCTGCCCGGGCAGGTGGCCGGCCTCCTCCTCCTGCCGCCCCTCACCCTCGAGGCCGAGGCCGAGCTGGAGCTCTTCCAGGCGGCGCTGCGCGGCCTGCAGCGGGTCCGCCCCCTGCTCTCCACCGGCGCGCTCCTCTCCTCCCTCTCCCGGATGGACGGCCACCTCGGCCTCGCCGGGACGGCCTCCGCCGACGCCGTGACCGGCGGTGCCCTCGCGGGCCTGATCAAGACCGCCGGGCTGGAGTGGGAGGGCTGCCAGGCGCGGGTGCTCGATCTCGATCCCGAGCTGGCCGTCTCGGCCGGCGCGATCCTGGACGCGCTCCTCGCCGCCGGCCCGGTCGAGCGCGGCCTCTCGGCCGAGGGGCTGC
This genomic stretch from Deltaproteobacteria bacterium harbors:
- a CDS encoding Crp/Fnr family transcriptional regulator; translated protein: MGTLEHLCREHPEGDLLFEEGDVGKKMFVIQSGQVQIFRTVGKDRIVLAHLGPGEFFGEMAILEGLPRSASALVVEPTKLIEVDSRMFEEMISENAEIAIRIMRKLAGRVRELDLRLQNLLSEGGVGRAIEVLRQMAAKGSPESGGRVRLAASAVHIAITAQCNLSPAEVEPVLEQLRRSGCIRTEGIEIVVADEVHLERFAVYLDLKRKFEPAQSELSDTARRRMDRLIRALELEEDDLHFNRTVLAEQYQRYLDLKGDFEALPAAGPGTPSDAP
- a CDS encoding adenylate/guanylate cyclase domain-containing protein — protein: MKMHPLTLAFEDPEVEASFDAAHRERGARRVRGIILVFCGALLLSIGFDVSAVPHLWHFSLIFKLGLAIPGLLIVAALSRKPFFVRHFNGAVLIGSVILGAAVLRLPAAEGWALAGFTWVLQSLVLYGAYQLEHAERRAWLANRKSERLLLNILPEPVAHRLRDRPGTIAEHFEEVTVLFADIVGFTTLASKVSPESLVSGLDEVFSAFDDLADQGEIEVKGKGTMRVWELTGRQARAA
- a CDS encoding adenylate/guanylate cyclase domain-containing protein; translated protein: MRTGELQAISWRLLQEERAKGEARLARVRMIVLWLVTLVQIGFLLPAPPSDLAVQLRAVLVFGAAALVATLWWWVYRRFGLFPGAIALSTSFDVAVAGAITLNWSIYPGGEVLPTQLKFGVGYGIFLAVLTLTAVRFDYRSVLLATAESLLFFAGLALLVASVGEVEFVAAVEDSFQPHTVNAIDLAGRFTVLVFAGGILAYGAYRVDRMLQQGVRIAHQKQMLGQFVSQRVAEALETGDAGLDLSGQRRHIAILFCDIRGFTTLSETMEPEALLALLNAYYEQAAEVVFEHQGTLDKYLGDGFMALFGAPTPLASPSRAALDCARDLLRRLETFRGPGGRRISIGVGIHSGEVVVGNLGTEAYKSYTAIGRGVNLAARIEAATREAGEDLLFSEAVRAALADDGGAPVEVIEAGTFALKGIAEPQALFTVREGPPGAPA
- a CDS encoding PfaD family polyunsaturated fatty acid/polyketide biosynthesis protein, with amino-acid sequence MRPTVTGSPTRPAAETRSAETLAEVLPRIDRAYAVLPPRADGARPVRPWSGPAGDEAPVAILPAAPLSQLGDPAFCAAHGLRLPYVGGAMAHGISSVELVVALGRAGLLGVFGAAGLPLARVEAALDALEAARGEGSFPFAMNLIHSPSEPSIEQGAVDLYLRRGVRLVEASAYLRLNLQVVRYRLKGLHRDAAGRVVAPNKIIAKVSRVEVAEGFLGPAPERLVNELLRRGDISAEEAELSRHVPVATDLTVEADSGGHTDNRPLVTLLPTMIALRDRLQAEHGFPEPVRIGAGGGIATPASAAAAFAMGAAYLVVGSVNQACRESGTSDLVRQLLAETRQADITMAPAADMFEMGVKVQVLKRGTLFAQRANKLYELYRKHESLDALPPKEREELERKVFRLPLTQVWEETRRFFAERDPSQLERAETDPKHQLALTFRWYLGQSSFWAKAGLEERRVDLQIWCGPAMGAFNEWTRGSFLEAAAARDVVTVAHNLLHGAALLARVHALAIQGVRLPAGAVDTSPKTLSQLEEQLS
- a CDS encoding SDR family NAD(P)-dependent oxidoreductase, producing MKHPVAIVGIGCIFPDAPDFARYWANIKRGHDAIREIPEGHWPVEDYFRDAPAPDLTYARRGGFIPPTDFDPLAFGIVPDNLEATDTTQLLGMLVAQKALEDAGFDPAEEDTEKVSVVLGVTGTLPLVIPLGARLGHPIWRKALKDAGVEGELAEDVVQRISDAYVPWKENSFPGLLGNVVAGRIANRLDLHGTNCVVDAACASSLSAAHLAAMELESGRADLVVTGGLDTFNDIFMYMCFSQTPALSPSGDSRPFDRDGDGTILGEGLGIVVLKRLEDAERDGDRIYALIKAVGSSSDGQGQAIYAPSAAGQARALRKAYSAAGVGPETVELVESHGTGTKVGDAIEATALSEVFREARAEGTWCALGSVKSQIGHTKAAAGAAGLIKAALALHHRVLPPTIKVEQPLEMLAAGKTPFYVNTQQRPWLPAAAGHPRRAAVSALGFGGSNFHVVLEEYPDSHPGIDWTGTVQIVPFSASSREQLLAALDGWEKLSCWTDRRVWAGALRASFDPGAPLRLAFVASAEPGDDEVDLERVRRHLGDESKTSFTTPDGACFEARAGEAPGRLAFLFPGQGAQYPGMLRDLACAFPQLQESLAAADAALELGGARLVDRIYPHSIFDAEARAESVAALRATEVAQPALGAVSLGALELLRHFGLSPDAVAGHSYGELVALTAAGVIDPADLPALSRLRGELMAGMAEGDAGTMLAASCELPRLEAILAEAGLEVVVANRNTPTQNVLSGSRKAIEAAEALLVTKEIPVTRLEVAAAFHSPLVAGAEGPLREALDGRPFGEPGLPVWANTTARPYPPEADAARALLAGQLARPVEFCATLEGLHAEGVRTFVEVGPGARLSGMVQKTLQDPDVQALALDASSGRRNGLIDLGRLLARLAVLGHELELERWDPEAIGSKPEAPARKGPKMSVPLSGVNYVSPRPARPPATPRPVLAPATAAPAPAPAALPSSAPVVGTSSRPTAAPIAFTEQVRPMSDDPRHAALNANLQALLQMQSQTADLHRLFLEGQEAATATFRDLILRQQGLITGQAVEPLALSTGHGLPALAAVAAPAIVAAPQPVPAPALAPAPVAQPEPALTAVAPAPAAGVELAPALLEIVSERTGYPVEVLELDMDLDTDLGIDSIKRVEILSALQAKLPGLAAPDPEALGQLRTLGEIVAFMQDAPAPAPAAAPLAGAAPSAADLPGDGSVISAALLEVVSEKTGYPVEVLELDMDLDTDLGIDSIKRVEILSALQARHPELPAPDPEQLAELRTLGSIVSFLYGAAEGVPAAAPAPAAKAPVTPAAPAAAPAAGPRPLYRAELASAPLGSEAGALSLPAGTVVLIDGGDALGEALALALRARGSETLRLGWREVEGAALPGQVAGLLLLPPLTLEAEAELELFQAALRGLQRVRPLLSTGALLSSLSRMDGHLGLAGTASADAVTGGALAGLIKTAGLEWEGCQARVLDLDPELAVSAGAILDALLAAGPVERGLSAEGLRGLVLHEAEVPAGGHRFGREDRVLLTGGARGVTAAAALALAEASQATLFLLGRSPAPAAEPEWLAALADEAAIKRALLERGGGQSGALAAIEQECQAILRDREIRENLRRIEAAGSRVIYRSVDLRDAAALAAVLAELGAEHGAPTAVVHGAGVLADGHLDEKRAEGLAAVVTTKLTGWRNLRAALEGAPLKALVFFSSTTARVGRRGQADYALANEALDKLAHVERAARPGTRVVSIGWGPWEGGMVTPSLARLFAAEGVPLIPLPAGARLLVDELQAPPEAAAQTVVLGGPVDQPGLAPAPRSAAAPAAGAEHLAFEIGLEPERQPFLSDHVIAGQAVLPLALSAEWLAQAALHEQPGLELIGIDGLRLFKGVRLGAGERRALELRFGAARGEAGLLRLPARLQERGERPNVQAEVLLGDAAQRQEPPRLLTLPARRIASGLAAEPAALYRTLFHGNALRCLESLEAHTEQQIVARIRRAPQPAEWLEAPLRGSWLTDPLALDAAFQLGILWSVAARGEPCLPAAVATYRQKVSRFPETMLLLGEVESLEGQTLKMAFDWRSIEGELLAWMRGAEMILDPALTRAFEERSLAPRTGPEVRIEQR